The Propionibacterium freudenreichii subsp. freudenreichii genome contains a region encoding:
- a CDS encoding MoxR family ATPase: protein MPAVSSRPEDSDPNYTLNREEPDIARYIDYGSSPRGSLAFLEAAKAGALLAGRDHVLPEDIKAMRHPVLRHRIVLTFEAIAEQVHPETIIDAVFDAVPTP, encoded by the coding sequence TTGCCCGCAGTCTCCTCGAGGCCGGAGGATTCAGACCCCAACTACACCCTCAATCGTGAAGAGCCGGATATCGCCCGCTATATCGATTACGGGTCGAGCCCGCGTGGCTCACTGGCCTTCCTCGAGGCGGCCAAGGCCGGTGCGCTGCTGGCCGGACGCGACCATGTGCTGCCCGAGGACATCAAGGCGATGCGCCATCCCGTGCTGCGCCACCGCATCGTGCTCACCTTCGAGGCGATCGCCGAGCAGGTGCACCCCGAGACCATCATCGACGCCGTGTTCGACGCCGTGCCCACGCCCTGA